Within the Micrococcales bacterium genome, the region GCCGGCGGGGCTTGTACGCGGGATGCATCGGGTATTTCGACGTGGCGGGTGACATGGACACAGCGATCGCCATCCGCACCGCAGTGCTGCGCGACGGTGTGGCCCATGTGCAGGCAGGCGCGGGGATCGTCGCCGACTCCGACCCCGTCGCTGAGGACGAGGAGTGCCAGAACAAGGCCGCAGCCGTCCTGCGCGCATTGGCCATCGCCGAGGAGATGACGTGAGCTCCCGGGCCGTGGCGCTGCTCCTGACCGTCCTGGGTGCCGGGCTGCTCTACCTCGTCGCCGCTGACGATGCCGCGCTCGCACCGGCACTGCTGGCCGCACTTCTGGCGATCGCTGCGATCTGGCTGGCCTCCGGTGGTGCGCGCCTCGTGCTGGCGGGGCTCAGTGCGGTGGCGTGGGTGGGTGCTCTGGTGCTGGCGGTGGGGTCACTGCCGGCCCTGGCTGCCGCGGCCGCGGGTCTGGGCGGGGCAGTGCTGACACTGGCGCGAGGCTCCCGGTGGCCGGGGTGGTCCAGCAAATACAGCCGCGCCGCGCAGGATGAGGAGGTGACCCCCCGGCAGATGTGGGAGAGCCTGGACCGCGGGGAGGATCCGACCGAGTAGGGCGACGGGGAACGTGGGAGCGGACACGGCGCAGTGCTGGCTCGCCGGCAGACGCCACTGGTTACACTCCGGGTATCGAATCTGGAGGTTCTGCCCATGCCGATGTATGACAACCACCACGGCCGTACGACGGCGATGTGGACGGGGACGACGATCGTGACGATCGGGTTCTTGGTCGGGACGATCGCACTGATCATCGCTCAGCCGTGGCTGTTCTGGGTGGGGGTCGCACTCGTCCCGATCGGCGCCATCGTCGGCAAGGCCATGGCCATGGCCGGCATGGGTCAGCCGCAGAAGGACGCCCCGGCCCGCGCTGCTGCGCAGGACACCGCTGACGCGTGACCACCGCACGCGGGGTGGTGCTCGTCGTCGAGGACGAGCCGGCCATTGCAGACCTCCTTCGGATGTACCTGAGCCGCGAGGGCTTCCAGGTGCTCGTCGAGACCGACGGCCAGGAAGCCTTGACGGCGATCGCGGATCACCGGCCGTCGTGCGTGCTGCTGGACGTGGGCCTGCCCGGCATGGACGGCATTGAGGTCTGCCGACGGCTACGAGCCGAGCAGGACTGGACACCGGTACTGTTCTGCACCGCCCGGGATGACGAAGTCGACCGGGTGCTCGGCCTGGAACTCGGCGCCGACGACTACATCACTAAACCCTTCAGTCCCCGAGAGGTCGTCGCGCGGGTCAAGGCCGTGGTGCGCAGGGCCCGCGGTCCGCAGGCGCAGAACCAGGCGGTGCGTGTCGGCAAGGTCGAGATGGACCCGATGACCCGGCGTTGCACGGTTGCTGGCCGCTCGGTGGAACTGACCGCCACCGAGTTCGACCTGCTCTTCTACCTCATGACGCACCCGGGGCAGATCTTCAGCCGCGACCAGCTGCTCAGTGAGGTGTGGGGCTACGCCGCCATGGTCAACACCCGCACCGTCGACGTCCACGTGGCGCAACTGCGCGGCAAGCTCGGCGAGAACAACATCATCCGGACCGTGCGCGGCGTGGGTTATGGCGCCGAGGCGAGCGAGTCCGGCCCCGATGCCCAGTGACGCCCCCAATGGGGTCCTGACCGCACCGAGCGCGGCTGACACAGTCCGGCGGTCCTCGTTGGGCCTGCGCACCGTCCTGGTGACCACTCTGGTCGCCCTGTTGGCGGTACTGATGACCGGGCTCGCCGCGCTGCCGCTGCTGCGCGCCTCCGAACTGCGCGACCAGCACAGACAGTTGTCCCAGTTGGCCGATGCTGCAGCGGCCTCTACCCAGACCACGGGACCATTGACCGACGCCATCCAGCAGCGCCTCATCAGCACCTTGCGCCGTGAACAGGTCAGTCTCGCGCTGATCACGCCCGAGGGTGCCATCCCCCAGGGTCTGTCGGCCGCGGAGCTCGTCCCGCTCTGGACGACGGCGAAACTGACCACCACGTACTCGCTCGACGGGCAGTCCTACATGCTCGAGGGCCGCGTGATCGCCAAGGACACCGGTCTCCTGCTCATCCAGCCGACGTCGGTGTCCGGGTTCGGTCTTCGCGAGTTGTGGGGCCGGATCGGCATGGCCATCGTCATCGGCGGTGTCCTGGCGGCGCTGGCCGGCGCATTGCTCGCCAGGAGGGTGACGCGGCCGCTGCGAACCTTGGTCAACGCCGCCCGCCGCCTCCAGGCCGGCGACCGCAACCTGCGCCTGGAACCCGAGGGCCCGGCCGAGGTCGCGGAACTCGCAGTGGCGCTCAATCAGTTGGGCGACAGCCTGGCCACCAGCGAGGAACGACAGCGGGACTTCCTGCTGTCGGTCAGCCACGAGTTGCGCACCCCGATGACCGCCATCGGAGGGTACGCCGAGGCCCTGGCCGACGGCGTCGTGCCCGACGACGACGTGGAACGGGTGGCCGGCACGATGCTGTCGGAAACGCACCGGCTCGATGCGCTGATCGCCGACCTGCTGGATCTCGCGCGGCTCGGGGCCGTGGAGTTCCCGGTGGACATCGTCGAGGTGGACCTGCGCGACGTCGCCGCTGCTGCCGACGAGGTCTGGGCGGACCGCTGCGCCGCCGAGGGGGTCAAGTGGTTCTGCCACGCGCCCCAACGACCGGTGCTGGTGCGTTGTGACCCACGCCGTGTGCGCCAGATCATCGACAACCTCGTGGCCAACGCGCTGCGCGTGACCCCGGCCGGGGAGCCGATCATCCTGCAGGTGGCCAACGACCCCCCGGTCGGGTACTTGGAGGTGCGTGACGGCGGGCCCGGCCTGTCGGACAGCGACCTGGCGGTCGCGTTCGTCCCCGCCG harbors:
- a CDS encoding HAMP domain-containing histidine kinase → MPSDAPNGVLTAPSAADTVRRSSLGLRTVLVTTLVALLAVLMTGLAALPLLRASELRDQHRQLSQLADAAAASTQTTGPLTDAIQQRLISTLRREQVSLALITPEGAIPQGLSAAELVPLWTTAKLTTTYSLDGQSYMLEGRVIAKDTGLLLIQPTSVSGFGLRELWGRIGMAIVIGGVLAALAGALLARRVTRPLRTLVNAARRLQAGDRNLRLEPEGPAEVAELAVALNQLGDSLATSEERQRDFLLSVSHELRTPMTAIGGYAEALADGVVPDDDVERVAGTMLSETHRLDALIADLLDLARLGAVEFPVDIVEVDLRDVAAAADEVWADRCAAEGVKWFCHAPQRPVLVRCDPRRVRQIIDNLVANALRVTPAGEPIILQVANDPPVGYLEVRDGGPGLSDSDLAVAFVPAELYSRYRGLRQVGTGVGLALVGRLAERLGGRASAGHAPEGGACFRVSFPSVG
- a CDS encoding Trp biosynthesis-associated membrane protein; protein product: MSSRAVALLLTVLGAGLLYLVAADDAALAPALLAALLAIAAIWLASGGARLVLAGLSAVAWVGALVLAVGSLPALAAAAAGLGGAVLTLARGSRWPGWSSKYSRAAQDEEVTPRQMWESLDRGEDPTE
- a CDS encoding response regulator transcription factor, yielding MTTARGVVLVVEDEPAIADLLRMYLSREGFQVLVETDGQEALTAIADHRPSCVLLDVGLPGMDGIEVCRRLRAEQDWTPVLFCTARDDEVDRVLGLELGADDYITKPFSPREVVARVKAVVRRARGPQAQNQAVRVGKVEMDPMTRRCTVAGRSVELTATEFDLLFYLMTHPGQIFSRDQLLSEVWGYAAMVNTRTVDVHVAQLRGKLGENNIIRTVRGVGYGAEASESGPDAQ